The proteins below come from a single Triticum aestivum cultivar Chinese Spring chromosome 5D, IWGSC CS RefSeq v2.1, whole genome shotgun sequence genomic window:
- the LOC123126150 gene encoding noroxomaritidine/norcraugsodine reductase, producing the protein MAAEGGSREDRWTLAGATALVTGGSKGIGYAIVEELAGFGARVHACSRNAAELEQCRRRWEEKGLHVTVSACDVSVRADREGLMSTVRQTFNGKLDILVNNAGQLLVKPTVECTADEYSKVMATNLESSFHLCQLARPLLVHAGGGSIINMSSIGGSIGFVGSAIYAITKGAMNQLTRSLAAEWAPNKIRVNGVAPGFITTDMIKDMDTESLEREHSKSPLLRSGKPVEIASAVAFLCMPAASFITGQVICVDGGRTISA; encoded by the exons atggcggcggagggcgggaGCAGGGAGGACAGGTGGACCCTGGCCGGCGCCACGGCGCTCGTCACAGGCGGCAGCAAAGGAATTGGGTACGCCATCGTGGAGGAGCTCGCCGGGTTCGGGGCGAGGGTGCACGCCTGCTCCCGGAACGCGGCGGAGCTGGAGCAGTGCCGCCGGCGGTGGGAGGAGAAGGGTCTGCATGTCACCGTCTCCGCCTGCGACGTCTCCGTGCGCGCCGACAGGGAGGGGCTCATGAGCACAGTCCGGCAGACCTTCAACGGCAAGCTGGACATACTA GTGAACAACGCGGGGCAACTGCTGGTGAAGCCCACCGTGGAGTGCACGGCGGACGAGTACTCCAAGGTGATGGCTACCAACCTGGAGTCGAGCTTCCATCTCTGCCAACTCGCGCGCCCTCTTCTGGTACACGCCGGAGGAGGCAGCATCATCAACATGTCCTCCATTGGAGGCTCCATCGGTTTTGTTGGCTCCGCAATCTACGCTATCACAAAAG GTGCAATGAACCAGCTTACTAGGAGTTTGGCCGCCGAGTGGGCTCCCAACAAGATCCGTGTGAATGGCGTGGCCCCAGGATTTATCACAACCGATATGATCAAAGAT ATGGACACAGAGTCCTTGGAGCGGGAGCACTCAAAGTCCCCATTACTGCGGAGCGGCAAGCCGGTGGAGATCGCCTCGGCGGTGGCATTCCTATGTATGCCGGCAGCTTCCTTCATCACCGGCCAG